From the Deinococcus detaillensis genome, one window contains:
- a CDS encoding COG4705 family protein, with amino-acid sequence MIQANRDATATIPASPTEPAHSLSKVPEVVLLFWAIKIAATTLGETGGDALSMSLNLGYLLSTAVFAGLFLIAVSAQMKTRKFRPFIYWTTIIATTTVGTTLADFVDRSLGIGYAGGSLLLISLLLGSLYMWYRTTGSVSVASITTRRAELFYWITIMFSQTLGTALGDWTADPVGLGLGYTGAALIFGGALLLLVLAYYKTKISHTVLFWAAFILTRPLGAALGDFLDKPVDKGGLALDRFTASLVLLALIVVCLFLFRQRASKAMH; translated from the coding sequence ATGATTCAAGCCAACAGAGACGCCACTGCGACCATTCCCGCCTCTCCCACCGAACCGGCGCACAGCTTGAGCAAAGTTCCCGAGGTCGTGCTGCTGTTCTGGGCCATCAAGATTGCGGCGACCACCCTTGGAGAAACCGGCGGAGACGCCCTCTCCATGTCGCTAAATCTCGGCTACCTGCTCAGCACGGCAGTCTTCGCTGGCCTCTTTCTCATCGCGGTCTCCGCGCAGATGAAGACCCGGAAGTTTCGCCCGTTTATTTATTGGACGACCATTATCGCCACGACCACGGTGGGGACGACCCTCGCCGATTTTGTAGACCGCTCACTCGGCATCGGCTACGCGGGCGGAAGCCTGCTGCTCATCAGCTTGTTGCTTGGTTCACTGTACATGTGGTACCGCACCACCGGCAGCGTCTCGGTGGCCTCAATCACCACGCGGCGGGCTGAACTGTTTTACTGGATCACCATCATGTTTTCGCAGACGCTTGGCACTGCCCTCGGCGACTGGACAGCTGACCCTGTAGGCCTCGGACTGGGCTATACGGGCGCAGCGCTGATTTTTGGCGGTGCACTGCTGCTGTTGGTGCTGGCCTACTACAAAACCAAGATTTCTCATACGGTGCTGTTTTGGGCGGCGTTTATCCTGACCCGTCCGCTGGGCGCGGCACTGGGCGATTTTCTCGATAAGCCGGTTGACAAAGGTGGCCTCGCCCTTGACCGCTTCACCGCTTCCCTGGTGTTGCTGGCGTTGATCGTCGTCTGCCTGTTCTTGTTCAGGCAGCGGGCCAGCAAAGCCATGCACTAA